One window from the genome of Pseudomonas frederiksbergensis encodes:
- a CDS encoding L-cystine transporter has product MNVPLILNLLVFIGLLFGLAQTRHGTWSLAKKVLLALTLGVLFGIALHTIYGAGNPVLKASIGWFDLVGNGYVQLLQMIVIPLVFASILSAVARLHNAASLGKISFLTIGTLLLTTAIAALIGIGLTNLFGLTAEGLVAGTQELARLQVIQSDYAGKVADLNIPQLLLSFIPQNPFADLARAKPTSIISVVIFAAFLGVAALQLLKDDAEKGQKVINAIDTLQSWVTRLVRLVMKLTPYGVLALMTKVVAGSNLQDIIKLGSFVVVSYLGLGLMFVVHGLLVSAAGINPLRFFRKIWPVLTFAFTSRSSAATIPLSIEAQTSRLGIPRSIASFSASFGATIGQNGCAGLYPAMLAVMVAPTVGINPLDPMWIATLVAIVTLSSAGVAGVGGGATFAALIVLPAMGLPVSLVALLISVEPLIDMGRTALNVSGSITAGAITSQVMQQTDKALLDAEEHGELAHA; this is encoded by the coding sequence ATGAATGTACCGCTGATACTCAATCTGCTGGTGTTCATTGGCCTGCTGTTCGGCCTGGCGCAAACCCGCCACGGCACCTGGAGCCTGGCCAAGAAGGTCTTGTTGGCGCTGACGCTGGGCGTGCTGTTCGGTATCGCCCTGCATACGATTTACGGCGCAGGAAATCCGGTGCTCAAGGCGTCGATCGGTTGGTTCGACCTGGTGGGCAATGGCTACGTGCAGTTGTTGCAGATGATCGTGATCCCGCTGGTCTTCGCCTCGATCCTCAGCGCTGTAGCCCGCCTGCATAACGCCGCGTCCCTGGGCAAGATCAGTTTCCTGACCATTGGCACGCTGCTGCTCACCACCGCCATCGCCGCGCTGATCGGCATCGGCCTGACCAACCTGTTCGGCCTCACCGCCGAGGGCCTGGTGGCCGGCACGCAAGAGCTGGCAAGGCTGCAAGTGATCCAGAGTGATTACGCCGGCAAGGTCGCCGACTTGAATATCCCGCAGCTGTTGCTTTCGTTCATTCCGCAGAACCCGTTTGCCGACCTGGCCCGGGCGAAACCAACGTCGATCATCAGCGTGGTGATCTTCGCCGCGTTCCTTGGTGTCGCCGCGTTGCAGCTGCTCAAGGATGACGCCGAGAAAGGCCAGAAGGTGATCAACGCCATCGACACCCTGCAAAGCTGGGTGACGCGCCTGGTGCGCCTGGTGATGAAGTTGACGCCCTACGGCGTGCTGGCGCTGATGACCAAAGTGGTCGCCGGTTCCAACCTGCAAGACATCATCAAGCTCGGCAGTTTCGTGGTGGTGTCGTACCTGGGGCTGGGCTTGATGTTCGTCGTCCATGGCCTGCTGGTATCGGCCGCCGGGATCAATCCGCTGCGTTTCTTTCGCAAGATCTGGCCAGTGCTGACGTTCGCCTTCACCAGCCGCTCCAGCGCCGCGACCATCCCGCTGAGCATCGAAGCCCAGACCAGCCGCCTCGGCATTCCCCGGTCGATCGCCAGTTTCAGCGCCTCGTTCGGCGCCACCATCGGCCAGAACGGTTGTGCCGGGCTTTATCCCGCGATGCTGGCGGTGATGGTCGCACCAACCGTGGGCATCAATCCGCTGGATCCGATGTGGATCGCAACGCTGGTGGCCATCGTGACCTTGAGTTCGGCCGGCGTGGCCGGTGTCGGTGGCGGCGCGACGTTCGCCGCGCTGATCGTGCTTCCGGCGATGGGTTTGCCGGTCTCGCTGGTGGCGCTGCTGATCTCGGTGGAGCCGCTGATCGACATGGGCCGCACCGCGTTGAATGTCAGTGGTTCGATCACTGCGGGGGCGATTACCAGCCAGGTGATGCAGCAGACTGACAAGGCGCTGCTCGATGCCGAGGAGCATGGGGAG